In Natronococcus occultus SP4, the following proteins share a genomic window:
- a CDS encoding ATP-dependent DNA helicase, with protein MNIEELSGLPPGAVDHFRSEGIEELYPPQAEAVEAGATEGENLVAAVPTASGKTMIAALSMLSAIERGGTALYIVPLRALASEKREEFAAYESFGVDVGVTTGNYESTDDWLAAKDIVVATSEKVDSLVRNGASWLSELTCVVSDEVHLIDDRNRGPTLEVTLAKLRRLNPDLQTVALSATVGNADEIAEWLDAELVDTDWRPIDLQMGVHYGNALNFDDGSTREVPVEGGEKQEAALVRDIVREGGSSLVFVNSRRNAEAAARRLGQVTSRELTDDERNDLAELADEIREDSDTETSADLADCVERGSAFHHAGLSSTQRSLVEDAFRERLLKVISATPTLAAGVNTPARRVIVRDWRRFDPSAGGMAPLDVLEIHQMMGRAGRPGLDPYGEAVLLAKSHDESEELFDRYVWADPEPVRSKLAAEPALRTHVLATIASGFARTREGLLEFLGATLYASQSTEPGRLETVTDSVLDYLERNDFVERDRGDGSDEAGAFTTAADLADDGGRSEDLEATSLGHTVSRLYLDPMSAATIVHGLEDADDRPTALGLYQLVSRTPDMYELYLRSGEDEKFGELYYERESELLGDAPSEFEEDRFEDWLAALKTGKLLEDWAQEDDEERITERYKIGPGDLRGKVDTAEWLLGAAESLANEIDSEWTVAVREARARVEHGVSEELLELVSVRGVGRKRARQLYAVGIEEPADLRTADKSVVLGALKGEKTAENVLENAGREDPSMDGVEADASVAATDSSDGDGTAETDATATTDDEESQSSLGDF; from the coding sequence CCCCAGGCCGAGGCCGTCGAGGCCGGCGCGACGGAGGGCGAGAACCTCGTCGCAGCCGTCCCCACTGCCAGCGGCAAGACGATGATCGCCGCCCTGTCGATGCTGTCGGCGATCGAGCGCGGCGGGACGGCGCTGTACATCGTCCCGCTGCGGGCGCTGGCCAGCGAGAAACGCGAGGAGTTCGCGGCCTACGAGTCCTTCGGCGTCGACGTCGGCGTGACGACGGGCAACTACGAGTCGACCGACGACTGGCTCGCGGCGAAGGATATCGTCGTCGCCACCAGCGAGAAGGTCGACTCGCTCGTGCGCAACGGCGCGAGCTGGCTCTCCGAGCTGACCTGCGTCGTCAGCGACGAGGTCCACCTCATCGACGACCGGAATCGAGGACCGACACTGGAGGTTACCCTCGCGAAACTGCGCCGGCTCAACCCCGACCTCCAGACCGTCGCGCTCTCGGCCACGGTCGGCAACGCCGACGAAATTGCAGAGTGGCTCGACGCCGAGCTCGTCGACACCGACTGGCGGCCGATCGACCTGCAGATGGGCGTCCACTACGGCAACGCCCTGAACTTCGACGACGGCTCGACCCGCGAGGTGCCCGTCGAGGGCGGCGAAAAACAGGAGGCCGCCCTCGTTCGCGACATCGTCCGGGAGGGCGGGTCCTCGCTCGTGTTCGTCAACTCCCGGCGAAACGCCGAGGCCGCGGCCCGCAGGCTGGGCCAGGTGACGAGTCGGGAGCTGACCGACGACGAACGGAACGACCTCGCCGAACTGGCCGACGAGATCCGTGAGGACAGCGACACCGAGACCAGCGCTGATCTCGCCGACTGCGTCGAGCGCGGCTCCGCGTTCCACCACGCGGGGCTCTCGAGCACCCAGCGCTCGCTCGTCGAGGACGCCTTCCGCGAGCGCCTGCTGAAGGTGATCTCGGCGACGCCGACGCTGGCCGCGGGCGTGAACACCCCCGCCCGCCGGGTCATCGTCCGCGACTGGCGGCGGTTCGATCCGAGTGCGGGCGGGATGGCGCCGCTCGACGTCCTCGAGATCCACCAGATGATGGGACGGGCCGGACGACCGGGACTCGACCCCTACGGCGAGGCCGTCCTGCTCGCGAAGAGCCACGACGAGAGCGAGGAGCTGTTCGACCGCTACGTCTGGGCCGACCCCGAACCGGTCCGCTCGAAACTCGCGGCCGAGCCCGCCCTGCGGACCCACGTGCTGGCCACGATCGCCTCCGGATTCGCCCGCACGCGGGAGGGATTGCTCGAGTTCCTCGGGGCGACGCTGTACGCGAGCCAGTCGACCGAGCCGGGTCGGCTCGAGACGGTCACCGACAGCGTGCTCGACTACCTCGAGCGAAACGACTTTGTCGAGCGCGACCGCGGAGATGGAAGCGATGAGGCCGGCGCGTTCACGACCGCAGCCGACCTCGCAGACGACGGCGGCCGAAGCGAAGACCTCGAGGCCACCAGCCTCGGCCACACCGTCTCGCGACTCTACCTGGATCCGATGAGCGCGGCCACGATCGTCCACGGGCTCGAGGACGCCGACGACCGTCCCACTGCGCTGGGGCTCTACCAGCTCGTCTCCCGAACCCCGGACATGTACGAGCTCTACCTGCGCTCGGGCGAGGACGAGAAGTTCGGTGAGCTCTACTACGAGCGCGAGAGCGAACTGCTCGGTGACGCGCCCAGCGAGTTCGAAGAAGATCGCTTCGAGGACTGGCTCGCCGCGCTGAAGACGGGGAAGCTGCTCGAGGACTGGGCCCAGGAAGACGACGAGGAACGGATCACCGAACGGTACAAGATCGGGCCGGGCGACCTGCGCGGGAAGGTCGACACCGCCGAGTGGCTGCTCGGGGCGGCCGAGTCGCTGGCGAACGAGATCGACAGCGAGTGGACCGTCGCCGTCCGCGAGGCCCGCGCCCGCGTCGAACACGGCGTGAGCGAGGAGCTGCTCGAGCTCGTCTCGGTCCGCGGCGTCGGCCGCAAGCGTGCCCGGCAGCTGTACGCCGTCGGCATCGAGGAGCCCGCCGATCTCCGCACCGCGGACAAGTCGGTCGTCCTTGGGGCACTCAAAGGTGAGAAGACCGCCGAGAACGTCCTCGAGAACGCCGGCCGCGAGGACCCCTCGATGGACGGCGTCGAGGCCGACGCGTCGGTCGCGGCGACGGACTCGAGCGACGGCGACGGCACCGCCGAGACGGATGCGACCGCGACGACCGACGACGAAGAGAGCCAGTCCAGCCTGGGTGATTTCTGA
- the cgi121 gene encoding KEOPS complex subunit Cgi121, translated as MELLECTLSIDDLDSFVAELGAIGETHGTTLQAFDARYVAGPHHLKRAVELADRSIARGENVARDRAVEFLLYAAGRRQIDRALEMGVDRGENRAVVLADGGAEAAALEDVRELAAFAGTASTLEALDEDVLQEFFEIPDRERAATDASLGALVRERVALLEVEK; from the coding sequence ATGGAGCTGCTCGAGTGTACCCTCTCGATCGACGACCTCGACTCGTTCGTCGCCGAGCTCGGCGCGATCGGCGAGACCCACGGAACGACCCTGCAGGCGTTCGACGCTCGCTACGTCGCCGGCCCTCACCACCTCAAGCGGGCCGTCGAGCTCGCGGACCGATCGATCGCGCGCGGCGAGAACGTCGCCCGCGACCGGGCCGTCGAGTTCCTGCTGTACGCCGCGGGACGCCGCCAGATCGACCGCGCGCTGGAGATGGGTGTCGACAGAGGCGAGAATCGGGCCGTCGTCCTCGCGGACGGGGGCGCGGAGGCCGCGGCGCTCGAGGACGTCCGGGAGCTCGCGGCGTTCGCCGGGACGGCGTCGACCCTCGAGGCGCTCGACGAGGACGTCCTCCAGGAGTTCTTCGAGATTCCCGACCGCGAGCGCGCGGCGACCGACGCCTCGCTGGGCGCCCTGGTTCGCGAGCGGGTGGCGCTACTCGAAGTCGAGAAGTGA
- a CDS encoding iron-sulfur cluster assembly protein, which translates to MTDQTPDGPSKEAVRDRLDRVTDPELDRSIVVLEYIDAIEIEARTVTVHLTLPTAWCSPAFAWMMAVDSRTAVEELPAVERARIYLHEHMHEIEINRGVNVGRSFPEAFPDAEDTVDAVRAELDRKARTARQYDAVEALLEAGLDPETIVSLRPRDLERTDSDDRLTIYLADRAVAVSVPAEPIDRYLEKARETGLVDADTDPLFLTPEGEPIDPDEFELVHRRGRLAQVNMSSQGGICDGLRESREQRLDDAASD; encoded by the coding sequence ATGACCGATCAGACACCCGACGGCCCCTCCAAGGAGGCCGTCCGCGACCGACTGGACCGGGTCACCGATCCCGAACTCGACCGTTCGATCGTCGTCCTCGAGTATATCGACGCGATCGAGATCGAGGCCCGAACCGTCACTGTCCACCTGACGCTGCCGACGGCGTGGTGTTCGCCCGCGTTCGCCTGGATGATGGCCGTCGACTCCCGCACGGCGGTCGAGGAACTCCCCGCAGTCGAGCGGGCAAGGATCTACCTTCACGAGCACATGCACGAGATCGAGATCAACCGGGGCGTGAACGTGGGGCGGTCGTTCCCGGAGGCGTTTCCCGACGCCGAGGACACCGTCGACGCCGTCCGTGCAGAGCTCGACCGCAAGGCCAGAACCGCCCGCCAGTACGACGCCGTCGAGGCGTTGCTCGAGGCGGGACTCGATCCCGAGACGATCGTTTCGCTCCGGCCGCGGGATCTCGAGCGCACCGACAGCGACGATCGACTGACGATCTACCTCGCGGACCGGGCGGTCGCCGTCTCCGTCCCCGCGGAACCGATCGACCGCTATCTCGAAAAGGCCCGCGAGACGGGGCTGGTCGACGCCGACACGGACCCGCTGTTCCTGACTCCCGAGGGCGAGCCGATCGATCCCGACGAGTTCGAGCTGGTGCATCGGCGAGGACGGCTCGCGCAGGTCAACATGTCGAGTCAGGGTGGGATCTGCGACGGGCTCCGGGAGTCCCGAGAGCAACGGCTCGACGACGCGGCGTCCGACTAG